One part of the Burkholderia latens genome encodes these proteins:
- a CDS encoding type I secretion system permease/ATPase — protein sequence MSTQTFYSNITHDSNAALPETIGRDSLLDAVSWICDYYGHGRTRDALTAGLAMSASLTPSLALELLAQAGLSAKLVERKLSQLPEHLLPVVLLRKNSDACVLLGRSAGPSGLKDPRIVYRVMTPEFGTGPVECREDELGDTYSGYAILVKPLAKSDSRGGEPLGEPAGHWLLRTLWHYRNYYASAALGAFLINVLGLASVFFTMNVYDRVVPNQAYATLWSLAIGVALAMLMEAVSRHVRAHVLDTAGKKADLVLGSLLFRQALAIRMERRPASAGSFAHRLREFESVRDFATSATLSAISDLPFVLLFVGVIFAVAGPLGWIPLLMIPLIVGIGLLVQWPLARAMRENLREASLKQGVLIESIEGLETLKAVGGEGAMRHRWDTFSAKAAAASMKSRQLSSLSTSIVTGLQQLQTVVIVVAGVYLIGAGTLTQGALIGAVMLAGRATAPLGQIMALALRFQQAKAALQSLNELMAMPLDHDAAHEYLARPPLTGHVKLDNVSFAYPSAAAQNPSVLQGLSVEIGAGERVAILGRVGSGKSTLLRLIARLYRPTDGKVLADGLDAEQIAPADWRNTFGYVSQDSRLFYGSLRENVTLGRPDATTDELVRALQLTGLGELVARHPLGVNLPVGENGSELSGGQRQLVALARSLIARPRALLLDEPTSAMDTQTETLFIEHLRQATVGQTLVVVTHRTSMLALVDRIVIVDHGKVVMDGPKARVLAELSGQSTPDRRRTPNEPEPARGRFARMTERAGHLAGTEGESATADTDATEA from the coding sequence ATGAGCACCCAAACCTTCTATAGCAATATCACGCATGACAGCAATGCAGCTCTGCCCGAAACGATCGGACGCGACAGTCTGCTGGATGCCGTTTCCTGGATCTGCGACTACTACGGACACGGCCGTACTCGCGACGCGTTGACGGCAGGACTGGCTATGTCCGCATCATTGACGCCATCGCTTGCACTGGAGCTGCTCGCCCAAGCGGGATTGAGTGCGAAGCTGGTAGAGCGGAAATTGTCGCAATTGCCCGAGCATCTTCTTCCCGTCGTTCTGCTGCGGAAAAACAGCGACGCGTGCGTTTTGCTCGGTCGAAGCGCCGGTCCGTCCGGACTGAAAGACCCGCGCATCGTCTACCGGGTGATGACGCCTGAATTCGGCACGGGTCCGGTCGAATGTCGGGAAGATGAACTCGGCGACACCTATTCGGGCTACGCGATCCTCGTCAAGCCGCTCGCGAAGTCCGACAGCCGCGGCGGCGAACCGCTCGGCGAACCGGCAGGCCACTGGTTGCTCCGCACGCTTTGGCACTACCGCAACTACTATGCGAGCGCCGCGCTGGGCGCTTTCCTCATCAACGTGCTCGGCCTCGCAAGCGTGTTCTTCACGATGAACGTGTACGACCGCGTCGTGCCGAACCAGGCATACGCGACGCTCTGGTCGCTCGCGATCGGTGTCGCGCTCGCGATGCTGATGGAGGCGGTTTCGCGTCACGTGCGCGCGCACGTGCTCGACACGGCTGGCAAGAAGGCCGATCTCGTGCTCGGCAGCCTGCTGTTCAGGCAGGCGCTCGCGATCCGGATGGAGCGCCGGCCGGCGTCGGCCGGCTCGTTCGCCCATCGCCTGCGCGAGTTCGAATCGGTGCGCGACTTCGCGACGTCCGCGACACTTTCCGCGATCTCCGACTTGCCGTTCGTGCTGCTGTTCGTCGGCGTGATCTTCGCGGTTGCCGGGCCGCTCGGCTGGATCCCGCTGCTGATGATCCCGCTCATCGTCGGAATCGGCCTGCTCGTGCAGTGGCCGCTCGCGCGTGCGATGCGCGAGAACCTTCGGGAAGCGTCGCTCAAGCAAGGCGTACTCATCGAATCGATCGAGGGGCTCGAAACGCTGAAGGCGGTCGGCGGTGAGGGCGCGATGCGGCATCGCTGGGACACATTCAGCGCGAAGGCGGCGGCGGCGTCGATGAAGTCGCGTCAGCTTTCGAGCCTCTCGACGAGTATCGTGACGGGTCTCCAGCAACTGCAGACCGTCGTAATCGTAGTCGCGGGCGTCTACCTGATCGGGGCTGGCACGCTCACGCAAGGCGCGCTGATCGGCGCGGTGATGCTTGCCGGCCGAGCGACCGCACCCCTCGGGCAGATCATGGCGCTGGCATTGCGCTTTCAGCAGGCGAAAGCCGCGCTGCAATCGCTGAACGAACTGATGGCGATGCCGCTGGATCACGACGCCGCGCACGAATACCTTGCCCGGCCGCCGCTGACCGGCCACGTGAAGCTCGACAACGTGTCGTTTGCCTATCCGTCGGCGGCCGCGCAGAACCCGTCGGTACTGCAGGGCCTGTCGGTCGAAATAGGCGCGGGTGAACGCGTCGCGATACTCGGCCGGGTCGGCAGCGGGAAATCGACGCTGCTGCGATTGATCGCTCGCCTGTATCGGCCGACCGATGGAAAGGTGCTTGCCGACGGCCTCGATGCCGAGCAAATCGCGCCCGCAGACTGGCGTAATACGTTCGGCTATGTAAGTCAGGACAGCCGCCTTTTCTACGGCTCGCTGCGCGAGAACGTGACGCTCGGGCGGCCCGACGCAACCACGGACGAGCTGGTCCGGGCGTTGCAATTGACGGGGCTGGGCGAGCTGGTCGCGCGACATCCGCTTGGCGTCAACCTGCCGGTCGGCGAAAACGGCAGCGAACTGTCGGGCGGCCAGCGGCAGCTTGTTGCGCTCGCACGCAGTCTGATCGCGCGTCCGCGCGCGTTGCTGCTGGACGAGCCGACGAGCGCGATGGACACGCAAACGGAGACGCTCTTCATCGAACACCTGCGGCAAGCGACGGTCGGTCAGACGCTTGTGGTCGTAACGCACCGCACCTCGATGCTCGCACTCGTCGATCGCATCGTGATCGTCGATCACGGGAAAGTCGTCATGGACGGGCCGAAGGCTCGCGTGCTCGCCGAATTGTCGGGGCAGTCGACGCCGGACCGACGGCGCACGCCAAATGAACCGGAGCCTGCACGCGGCCGTTTTGCCCGAATGACCGAGCGGGCCGGGCATCTCGCCGGCACGGAGGGCGAATCCGCGACCGCGGATACGGACGCCACGGAGGCATGA
- a CDS encoding TolC family protein yields the protein MSDRRNLARARVEFARRRVPVSAVVALAIPIAAIAWQPARAADMPPVILTPASPTTTHAPLRDMPEEAGQGETPAVPGPQIPATGARSFATEAQLRQLLYAAAQAAMDVSPQVRGLYAEYQAAQSDVSQAKAARWPQLQLNGRTRSMQFGSNAGNGYDPGNSISADLTTTLFDWGRNAKQIASRRELANANQERYIAQMEDSAYQVSTTLAELAKQRNIAALSQQFVDRMTQLVGMLAAIVATDRGRASELTQAEAHLLQAQASRDAALAKCRDAELNLRKLVGQQPVPTPATSTWPLKPANLERLMAALDNNPRLQQARAEAAAADMNRDAVRASRKPQLNWVVSASTGHDVQGRRMPWQTMLTLSWNAFTGGAATAATDAAAFRALAGWRQVEQTRLDLEYQVRTADEDARSFGARANQYRALSVESDRVRKAFFDQWYHLGRRTLLDVLIAESDYYNNRVSEVAYRFDGYVATLRGYASAGLLVQWLREG from the coding sequence ATGAGTGATCGTCGAAATCTTGCACGCGCCCGCGTCGAGTTTGCGCGCCGGCGCGTGCCGGTGTCGGCTGTAGTCGCACTCGCGATACCGATCGCCGCGATCGCATGGCAACCGGCCAGGGCAGCCGACATGCCGCCGGTCATCTTGACGCCGGCGAGCCCAACGACAACCCACGCGCCGCTGCGCGATATGCCGGAGGAAGCCGGTCAGGGAGAAACGCCTGCCGTTCCCGGCCCGCAGATCCCGGCCACGGGAGCGCGATCCTTCGCTACCGAGGCTCAGTTACGGCAGTTGCTCTATGCCGCTGCCCAAGCGGCTATGGACGTCAGTCCGCAGGTGCGCGGGCTGTATGCGGAGTATCAGGCCGCTCAGTCGGACGTCAGCCAGGCGAAGGCGGCCCGCTGGCCCCAACTTCAACTCAACGGCCGGACGCGTTCGATGCAGTTCGGTTCGAATGCAGGCAATGGATATGATCCGGGCAACTCGATCAGTGCAGACCTCACGACGACGCTGTTTGACTGGGGGCGCAACGCGAAGCAGATCGCGAGCCGCAGAGAGCTCGCGAATGCGAATCAGGAGCGCTACATCGCGCAAATGGAGGACTCCGCGTATCAGGTGTCGACCACGCTCGCGGAACTCGCGAAACAACGCAATATCGCAGCGCTCAGTCAGCAGTTCGTCGATCGGATGACTCAGCTGGTCGGCATGCTCGCGGCTATCGTTGCGACCGATCGCGGCCGTGCCAGCGAGCTGACGCAGGCAGAGGCGCACCTGCTACAGGCGCAGGCGAGTCGAGATGCCGCGCTTGCCAAATGCCGCGACGCCGAGCTGAATTTGCGCAAGCTGGTGGGACAGCAGCCCGTGCCGACGCCCGCGACGTCGACCTGGCCGCTCAAACCGGCCAATCTCGAGCGCCTGATGGCAGCGCTCGACAACAATCCGCGACTTCAGCAGGCGCGCGCGGAGGCTGCGGCTGCCGATATGAATCGCGACGCGGTGCGCGCGTCAAGAAAACCGCAACTGAACTGGGTCGTCAGCGCCAGTACGGGGCATGACGTGCAGGGGCGCAGGATGCCATGGCAAACAATGCTGACGTTGAGCTGGAACGCGTTCACGGGCGGTGCTGCGACTGCCGCGACCGACGCCGCGGCATTCAGGGCGCTGGCCGGGTGGCGCCAGGTCGAGCAAACGCGTCTCGATCTCGAGTATCAAGTGCGAACTGCGGACGAGGACGCCCGGTCGTTTGGCGCACGCGCGAACCAGTACCGTGCTCTGTCGGTGGAGTCGGATCGGGTGCGCAAGGCGTTTTTCGATCAGTGGTATCACCTTGGACGGCGCACGCTGCTCGACGTGCTGATTGCGGAGAGCGATTACTACAACAATCGGGTGAGCGAAGTGGCCTATCGATTCGATGGCTACGTCGCTACGCTGCGCGGCTACGCATCGGCAGGCTTGCTCGTCCAGTGGCTTCGGGAAGGTTAG
- a CDS encoding OmpA family protein yields MTQLHSVDRVRDGVALKDPREIDFMCGKPSPKPAAHLPPPQPPQPAPQPASRPQVLLQGNAHFATDSAALTVTARRALDQFLGVNGGVEFRRVTVTGYTDSTGSVPHNQRLSEARARSVISYLRIGGLQAQQFIAEGRGAADPVATNSTAEGRAQNRRVEIRLATE; encoded by the coding sequence ATGACGCAACTTCATTCGGTCGACCGCGTTCGCGACGGCGTGGCGTTGAAAGATCCGCGTGAAATCGACTTCATGTGCGGAAAGCCAAGCCCGAAACCGGCGGCTCACCTGCCGCCGCCGCAGCCGCCTCAGCCGGCTCCGCAACCCGCATCCCGGCCACAGGTGCTGTTGCAAGGTAATGCGCATTTTGCGACCGACAGCGCGGCACTGACCGTAACGGCCCGTCGCGCGCTTGATCAGTTTTTGGGCGTGAATGGCGGTGTCGAGTTTCGCCGGGTGACCGTCACCGGCTACACCGATTCGACCGGTTCCGTCCCGCATAACCAACGCCTGTCCGAAGCGCGCGCGCGTTCGGTAATCAGCTATCTGCGCATCGGCGGCTTGCAGGCCCAACAGTTCATTGCCGAAGGCAGAGGAGCCGCAGATCCGGTTGCAACCAACAGCACTGCAGAAGGACGCGCACAAAACCGCCGAGTCGAAATTCGACTCGCGACGGAGTAA
- a CDS encoding Ig-like domain-containing protein, which translates to MSISTNAMTRAVKRPSRPTIDSVTDSVPPYTGVVPKGGLTNDSRPKMSGRGDAGSTIHILVDGREVGTVVVAANGTWNFTLPKALADGEYRLTVRASNDAGLSVPSTSYGIQVDTTPPSQPKVETATDGKQPVVSGRSEAYSKVTVYEGTKVLGTVTTNEDGTWSFQLPSGLSGGKHVLTVTAMDPAGNTSIASAAYEVTVEAVTSPAPTPVATAILDNLGRDSGSSNADRVTNDGTAGRLLSGRLSATLPAGQKVQVSTDGGKTWQDALMKSDGTWVAIDPNAHAGKWTVQTRVVNADGMSGPLKAYDVELDTTAPGAPASATRSGNVIDVSLAGKGMSAGDMVNVMIGDHRIAYTLTAADIAAGRVKVAIPANIAATIDEHASYGVALVDGSGNISDYLVTRYVEVTAGAGSHAGIDFKVVDFNSEKPRDLGASGIPVNFGTFSLSLDPTIKDQGIRQAGGSPVAGKIKPEVGETGLLIAANKAKFFLNDGAHAQALTIDIGINSSNYWNYAIDFLDETGSLVYRYFLTKDGSKVAAGEINSYHIVMPNDLEFSSFILSVSGGGPYVPAEGSGFWIDNIGFSGGSFSTIAPDVDVTFNGEKPRDLGASGIPINFGAFSLSLDPTIKDQGIRQAGGSPIAGKIKPEVGETGLLISANKAKFFLNDGAHAQGLKIDIGITSSIYWNYAIDFLDDSGSLVYRHFLTKDGSKVAAGEINSYHIVLPNDLEFSSFIFSMSGGGPYLPAEGPGFWIDNIGFSGGSFAKSKWETTTEIVPPADVQHVSDIADGAYYGAADGSEFQVDHVSYFSGGNSGIHGGAGTDTLKLTGAGQVLDLSKLINVDGHDKISSIEIIDITGTGNNTLKLSMSDVLELGHKDLFLVDGHTQLMVNGNSGDRVDLSDMSGLEAGGWTKEGTVAVNGSAYVVYENTALNVELLVQSTVTTQLV; encoded by the coding sequence GTGAGCATTTCTACCAATGCAATGACGAGGGCTGTAAAGCGGCCGTCGCGTCCGACGATCGACAGCGTAACGGACAGTGTTCCGCCGTACACCGGCGTCGTGCCCAAGGGCGGTCTGACCAATGATTCGCGTCCGAAGATGAGCGGGCGCGGCGATGCAGGTTCGACGATCCACATCCTGGTGGACGGCCGGGAGGTCGGCACCGTAGTAGTTGCAGCGAACGGTACGTGGAACTTTACGTTGCCGAAGGCGTTGGCGGACGGGGAATACCGCTTGACCGTACGCGCGAGCAACGACGCGGGTTTGAGTGTGCCGTCGACGTCATATGGGATCCAGGTGGACACCACGCCGCCGTCGCAACCGAAGGTCGAGACGGCGACGGACGGGAAGCAGCCGGTCGTGTCGGGACGCTCGGAAGCCTATTCGAAGGTGACCGTCTACGAAGGCACGAAGGTATTGGGTACGGTAACGACCAACGAGGATGGGACGTGGTCGTTCCAGCTGCCGTCCGGCCTGTCCGGCGGCAAGCATGTGCTGACCGTGACGGCGATGGATCCAGCGGGAAACACGAGCATTGCATCGGCGGCATATGAGGTGACGGTCGAGGCAGTAACCTCGCCGGCGCCGACGCCGGTCGCGACGGCGATCCTGGACAATCTCGGGCGAGATAGCGGCAGTTCCAATGCCGACCGTGTGACTAACGACGGGACGGCCGGACGTTTGTTGAGCGGCCGCTTGTCCGCGACGTTGCCCGCCGGGCAGAAAGTCCAGGTTTCGACGGACGGCGGCAAGACGTGGCAAGACGCGCTGATGAAGTCGGACGGTACCTGGGTGGCGATCGATCCGAACGCGCACGCCGGAAAGTGGACCGTGCAGACGCGTGTAGTCAATGCAGATGGCATGTCGGGACCGCTCAAGGCGTATGACGTGGAGCTGGATACGACTGCGCCCGGCGCGCCGGCATCGGCGACACGCTCGGGGAACGTGATAGACGTATCGCTGGCCGGCAAAGGGATGTCGGCGGGCGACATGGTCAACGTGATGATCGGCGATCATCGGATCGCTTACACGCTCACGGCAGCGGATATTGCTGCCGGACGCGTGAAGGTAGCAATTCCCGCGAACATTGCCGCGACGATCGACGAGCACGCTAGCTACGGCGTGGCGCTGGTAGATGGCAGCGGGAATATTTCGGATTACCTGGTCACGCGATACGTGGAGGTCACTGCGGGAGCGGGTTCACACGCGGGCATTGATTTCAAGGTTGTCGACTTCAACAGCGAGAAGCCGCGCGACCTGGGCGCCAGTGGGATACCGGTCAATTTCGGTACTTTTTCGTTGTCGCTCGATCCAACCATCAAAGACCAAGGCATCCGGCAAGCCGGTGGGAGTCCCGTCGCGGGGAAAATCAAGCCCGAAGTGGGCGAAACAGGACTGTTGATCGCTGCCAACAAGGCGAAATTTTTCCTTAATGACGGAGCGCACGCCCAGGCATTGACCATCGACATAGGCATCAACTCGTCGAACTACTGGAATTACGCAATCGATTTTCTCGATGAAACAGGATCCCTGGTTTATCGGTATTTCCTCACCAAAGATGGTTCGAAGGTGGCCGCGGGCGAAATCAATTCGTACCATATCGTGATGCCCAATGACCTCGAGTTTTCGTCGTTTATATTGAGCGTGAGTGGTGGAGGCCCATATGTGCCTGCCGAGGGGTCGGGGTTCTGGATCGACAATATCGGTTTCTCCGGCGGAAGCTTCAGCACAATCGCGCCTGATGTTGATGTGACGTTCAACGGCGAGAAACCGCGCGACCTGGGCGCCAGTGGAATACCGATCAATTTCGGTGCTTTTTCGTTGTCGCTCGATCCAACCATCAAAGACCAAGGTATCCGGCAGGCCGGTGGGAGTCCCATTGCGGGAAAAATCAAGCCCGAAGTCGGCGAAACGGGGTTGTTGATCTCTGCTAACAAGGCGAAATTTTTCCTTAACGATGGGGCGCATGCCCAGGGTTTGAAAATCGACATAGGCATCACCTCCTCGATCTACTGGAATTATGCAATCGATTTTCTTGATGACTCAGGATCGCTGGTTTATCGGCATTTCCTCACCAAAGATGGTTCCAAGGTGGCCGCAGGCGAAATCAATTCGTACCATATTGTGCTACCCAATGACCTCGAGTTTTCGTCATTTATATTCAGCATGAGTGGTGGAGGCCCATATCTGCCTGCCGAGGGGCCGGGATTCTGGATCGACAATATCGGTTTCTCCGGCGGAAGCTTCGCCAAATCGAAATGGGAAACGACCACCGAAATCGTGCCGCCCGCAGACGTGCAGCATGTGTCTGACATCGCTGATGGTGCTTACTACGGCGCCGCTGATGGCAGCGAATTTCAAGTCGATCACGTTTCCTACTTCTCTGGCGGGAACAGCGGCATTCACGGCGGCGCCGGCACGGATACACTGAAGCTCACGGGCGCGGGCCAAGTGCTGGATCTGTCGAAGCTGATTAATGTCGACGGTCACGACAAGATTTCGTCCATCGAGATCATCGACATTACCGGTACGGGCAACAACACGCTGAAGCTGTCGATGAGCGACGTGCTGGAATTGGGTCACAAGGATCTGTTCCTTGTCGACGGCCACACGCAACTAATGGTGAACGGAAATTCCGGCGACCGCGTCGACTTGTCCGACATGAGCGGGCTGGAAGCGGGGGGCTGGACGAAAGAGGGGACGGTGGCGGTCAACGGATCAGCCTACGTCGTCTATGAAAACACTGCGTTGAACGTCGAACTGCTGGTGCAATCCACCGTGACAACGCAACTCGTCTAA
- a CDS encoding HlyD family type I secretion periplasmic adaptor subunit, whose protein sequence is MKVGAMLRRRKTEPRLLVQDAAFMNDIREALLVRSSAGAQSVLYVVAAVLGIGLAWAHFARVEEVTRGDATVVSQSREQVIQSLEGGIVERIAVREGDLVEKGQLLAKIDPTRAQSSYRELRSKAVGLKATVARLRAEAYGIPLAFPYEVAREPDLVRQETAAYRARRRALDESVAALTQSRTLVSRELAMSEPLAAKGLISEVEILRMRRQAADIDAQIVERRSRYRADAGAELTRLEPELAQTSESLVGRADVLERTDIVAVSRGVVKNLRIHTPGAIVQPGEHIMEIAPVDDTLLVETRIKPSDVAFLRPGMPALVKVSAYDFAIYGGLHGRVVSVGPDTVKDEQRAATGRPDATYYRLMVETDTNALHIAGKRLPILPGMQATVDIRTGEKTVLDYLLKPIFKVREAFRER, encoded by the coding sequence ATGAAAGTTGGAGCGATGTTGCGGCGGCGCAAGACCGAGCCGCGATTGCTGGTACAGGACGCGGCTTTCATGAACGACATTCGTGAGGCGCTCTTGGTGCGTTCGTCGGCCGGTGCTCAGTCCGTGCTGTACGTCGTTGCCGCCGTGCTCGGTATCGGGTTGGCATGGGCGCACTTCGCGCGTGTCGAAGAAGTTACGCGCGGGGACGCGACCGTGGTGTCTCAGAGTCGGGAGCAGGTCATACAGAGCCTGGAAGGCGGGATCGTCGAGCGAATCGCCGTACGCGAGGGCGATCTCGTCGAGAAAGGGCAGTTGTTGGCCAAGATCGATCCGACCCGCGCGCAATCGAGTTATCGCGAATTGCGGTCAAAGGCAGTCGGCCTGAAGGCGACTGTCGCTCGGCTGCGCGCCGAGGCATACGGCATTCCGCTCGCGTTTCCCTACGAAGTTGCGCGGGAACCGGATCTTGTCCGGCAAGAGACGGCGGCCTATCGTGCTCGTCGGCGGGCGCTCGACGAAAGCGTCGCTGCGTTGACGCAGAGCCGGACGCTCGTGTCGCGCGAGCTTGCGATGTCGGAGCCGCTCGCGGCGAAAGGCTTGATCTCGGAGGTCGAAATCTTGCGCATGCGGCGACAGGCGGCCGATATCGACGCTCAAATCGTCGAGCGCAGGAGTCGCTATCGGGCAGATGCCGGCGCGGAGCTGACGCGACTGGAGCCGGAACTCGCGCAAACGAGCGAATCGCTCGTCGGTCGCGCCGACGTCCTGGAGCGCACCGACATCGTCGCAGTAAGCCGCGGTGTCGTGAAGAACCTGCGGATCCACACGCCGGGCGCGATCGTGCAACCGGGCGAACACATTATGGAAATCGCGCCGGTCGACGACACGCTTCTGGTCGAAACGCGCATCAAGCCCTCCGATGTCGCGTTCCTGCGTCCCGGAATGCCGGCGCTGGTGAAAGTCAGTGCGTACGATTTCGCGATCTACGGTGGACTTCATGGGCGCGTCGTCAGCGTGGGGCCGGACACGGTGAAAGACGAACAACGCGCGGCCACAGGGCGGCCGGACGCGACGTACTACCGGCTGATGGTCGAGACCGACACGAACGCGCTGCACATCGCGGGCAAGCGCTTGCCGATACTTCCAGGGATGCAGGCAACGGTCGATATCCGTACCGGCGAAAAGACAGTGCTCGACTATTTGTTGAAGCCGATATTCAAAGTTCGCGAAGCGTTCCGGGAGCGTTGA